A window from Hymenobacter volaticus encodes these proteins:
- a CDS encoding PepSY-associated TM helix domain-containing protein → MTFKKAVGKVHLWLGLASGLVVLIVSITGAIFTFQDDIRDLTEPWRKVEVQATAPVLPSRLQAAALANHPGVGAETSWITYFAPDRSATVFFVDKAGLPIQVYLNPYTGLVLKEQNLRTHFFTIVQEIHMHLLLPEAVAKWVVGISISIFVVMMLTGLVLWWPKRKQERKQRFTIKWGARWRRVNYDLHNVLGFYAASVGLVLALSGLFMIYPWMLETIRFAVDGGKPAPQELMTTNLDTLQTVTAASQPLSDIVYRSVRRLSPKNEMILIGPTGTGKAPAFCWTYQKALHYYNRDEYAFHPTSGQLLESRFHATKSVGTKFSDMNYDLHTGQILGFGGKIVAFLGSLISASLPITGTVIWWGRRYKAKRSKQPVAQVATV, encoded by the coding sequence ATGACCTTTAAGAAAGCTGTCGGCAAAGTGCACCTCTGGCTCGGACTAGCGTCCGGGCTCGTGGTGCTTATTGTGAGCATCACGGGAGCCATCTTCACCTTTCAGGATGATATTCGCGATTTGACGGAACCGTGGCGCAAGGTGGAAGTGCAGGCTACGGCGCCGGTGCTGCCCTCGCGTTTGCAAGCCGCCGCGCTGGCAAACCATCCGGGTGTGGGCGCTGAAACTTCTTGGATAACCTACTTTGCCCCCGACCGTTCGGCTACTGTGTTTTTCGTTGACAAAGCCGGCCTGCCCATTCAAGTGTACCTGAACCCGTACACGGGCCTAGTACTAAAGGAGCAAAACCTACGCACGCACTTCTTTACCATCGTTCAGGAAATCCACATGCACCTGCTGCTGCCAGAAGCGGTAGCTAAATGGGTGGTAGGCATCAGCATATCTATTTTCGTGGTAATGATGCTCACGGGCTTGGTGCTGTGGTGGCCGAAACGCAAGCAGGAGCGTAAGCAGCGCTTCACCATCAAGTGGGGAGCCCGCTGGCGGCGCGTCAACTACGATTTGCACAATGTGCTCGGCTTCTACGCGGCTAGCGTTGGGCTAGTGCTGGCCCTCTCTGGTCTGTTCATGATTTACCCTTGGATGCTGGAGACGATTCGGTTTGCAGTTGATGGTGGCAAACCGGCTCCTCAGGAGCTAATGACCACCAATCTTGACACCCTGCAAACTGTTACGGCAGCCAGCCAGCCGCTATCCGATATAGTGTATCGTAGCGTACGCCGCCTTTCGCCTAAAAACGAGATGATACTCATTGGGCCAACTGGTACAGGCAAAGCCCCCGCGTTCTGCTGGACCTATCAGAAGGCACTTCATTACTACAACCGCGACGAGTACGCCTTCCACCCTACTTCGGGCCAGCTACTGGAGTCCCGTTTTCATGCCACCAAAAGCGTCGGCACCAAGTTTTCCGACATGAACTATGACTTGCACACCGGCCAAATCCTAGGTTTCGGCGGCAAAATAGTGGCGTTCTTAGGGAGTTTGATTTCCGCGAGCCTGCCCATTACCGGCACCGTTATCTGGTGGGGCCGGCGCTACAAAGCCAAACGCTCAAAACAACCCGTAGCACAAGTAGCTACCGTCTGA
- a CDS encoding porin family protein gives MKKFLLLTVAAVTSVSIAQAQDAGGFRLGMKVGGTYSNVSGDDVSQLTGAGYSTKLGDYKLGYNAGLSFSIPLSSDGFFSFAPELLYNRKGYEIQTESNDGATLAAYPGAIKVEQEQKRVLHYIDVPLLAKINAGGLFFELGPQVSYLFGSKNKTQTTTKYADNTKNKTNEETDFLDYTGISKKDADKSDLAQFDISGVAGVGYMTEGGISLGLRYARGFNSLIDTKDTKNDIKVFNNAFTLQLGYLIPTK, from the coding sequence ATGAAAAAGTTTCTCTTACTTACCGTGGCAGCGGTTACTTCTGTCTCTATTGCTCAAGCTCAAGACGCGGGTGGCTTCCGCCTCGGCATGAAAGTTGGTGGTACTTATTCTAATGTTTCCGGTGATGACGTGAGTCAACTCACTGGTGCTGGCTACAGCACCAAACTTGGTGACTACAAGCTGGGCTATAATGCTGGATTGAGTTTCTCTATACCACTTAGCAGTGATGGTTTCTTCTCTTTTGCACCTGAATTGCTTTACAATCGCAAAGGCTACGAGATTCAAACCGAATCTAATGATGGAGCAACTTTAGCAGCGTATCCTGGCGCAATTAAAGTTGAGCAGGAACAAAAGCGCGTACTACATTACATTGACGTACCATTGCTAGCTAAAATCAATGCTGGAGGATTGTTTTTCGAACTAGGGCCACAGGTAAGCTATCTATTCGGCTCAAAAAACAAAACCCAGACTACAACTAAGTACGCTGACAACACCAAGAATAAAACTAATGAAGAGACAGACTTTTTAGATTACACTGGAATCTCTAAAAAGGATGCCGACAAATCAGATCTTGCTCAATTTGATATCAGTGGTGTAGCCGGGGTTGGATATATGACAGAAGGTGGCATCAGCCTGGGCTTGCGTTACGCTCGTGGCTTCAACTCGCTCATTGACACAAAAGACACTAAGAATGACATCAAGGTATTCAACAATGCCTTTACTCTTCAGCTTGGTTATTTGATTCCTACCAAGTAA
- the prmA gene encoding 50S ribosomal protein L11 methyltransferase produces MDFVEVRVVAPRELADILVAELAEVGYNTFEDNDEGFCAYIDEDQFVADAVAEIMSRYEGQGELGYEHRVITRQNWNAEWEKNFEPLVIADKVSVRAPFHEARPDLAYEIVIMPRMSFGTGHHDTTALMITNQLDIDHQNKRVLDMGCGTGILAIMAVHLGASYVLAVDVEPWTAENAADNAQENNVQDKVEARLGDITALEGEEPFDIILANINRNVLLEDMGAYGQYLKPNSPILFSGFYEEDLALIREAAEKHGFRYESHRTQNDWVSAIFYR; encoded by the coding sequence ATGGATTTTGTAGAAGTGCGCGTAGTTGCTCCGCGCGAATTGGCCGACATATTAGTAGCTGAATTGGCCGAGGTAGGCTATAACACCTTCGAAGACAACGATGAGGGCTTTTGTGCCTACATCGATGAAGACCAGTTCGTGGCCGATGCCGTGGCCGAAATCATGAGCCGCTACGAGGGGCAAGGGGAACTCGGCTACGAGCACCGCGTGATTACGCGCCAGAACTGGAATGCCGAGTGGGAGAAAAACTTCGAGCCTTTAGTTATTGCCGATAAAGTGTCGGTGCGGGCGCCCTTCCACGAAGCCCGCCCCGATTTGGCTTACGAAATCGTGATTATGCCGCGCATGTCGTTTGGCACTGGCCACCACGATACCACGGCCCTGATGATTACCAACCAACTCGACATCGACCACCAAAACAAGCGGGTATTGGATATGGGCTGTGGCACGGGAATTCTGGCCATCATGGCCGTGCACTTAGGCGCCAGCTACGTGCTAGCAGTAGACGTGGAGCCCTGGACAGCCGAAAATGCTGCTGATAATGCGCAAGAAAACAACGTGCAAGACAAGGTGGAAGCCCGCCTCGGCGACATCACGGCGTTGGAAGGGGAAGAGCCTTTCGATATCATTCTAGCAAACATCAACCGCAATGTATTGCTGGAAGATATGGGAGCGTATGGGCAGTACCTAAAGCCCAACAGTCCTATTTTGTTTTCTGGTTTCTACGAGGAAGACTTAGCCCTCATTCGCGAAGCTGCTGAAAAGCACGGTTTCCGCTACGAAAGCCACCGCACGCAAAATGATTGGGTGTCGGCAATATTTTACAGATAG
- a CDS encoding porin family protein, whose amino-acid sequence MKKLLFSLLLLVGSVGAVQAQSDVSLGLKAGGTLSSFSGKQATNDKNTFGFHGGAFANIGFTDLFAFQPEVIYSQKGAKYLSNDITTRLNYVDVPLAFHVNAGGLFFEAGPQVGFLLAAKRKTGNTSTDIKNDYNTVDFGYLFGLGYQRKSGLGIGLRYNGGFTNIEKSITSGPTTVQNNIRNNAFQLYLTYSFY is encoded by the coding sequence ATGAAGAAACTACTTTTCTCCCTTTTATTGCTGGTTGGCTCAGTTGGTGCGGTACAGGCACAAAGCGACGTTTCCCTTGGCTTAAAAGCAGGTGGCACCCTCTCCTCTTTTTCTGGAAAGCAGGCCACGAACGACAAAAACACCTTTGGGTTTCACGGCGGCGCTTTCGCAAATATTGGATTTACTGACCTCTTCGCGTTTCAGCCAGAGGTTATTTACTCGCAGAAAGGCGCGAAGTATCTCTCCAATGATATAACAACCCGTCTAAACTATGTGGATGTGCCTTTGGCTTTCCACGTCAACGCTGGCGGCTTGTTTTTTGAAGCTGGTCCCCAAGTTGGGTTTCTGTTAGCTGCTAAAAGAAAGACTGGTAACACCAGCACGGACATAAAGAACGATTACAATACCGTTGACTTCGGCTATTTATTTGGCTTAGGCTACCAGCGTAAAAGCGGCCTCGGCATTGGGCTACGCTACAATGGCGGATTCACCAACATCGAGAAGTCCATCACTAGCGGCCCCACAACAGTGCAAAACAACATCCGTAACAACGCTTTTCAGCTTTATTTAACGTACTCATTCTACTAG
- a CDS encoding porin family protein gives MKKQIAIFATFLAAVAAAPSAHAQGVRIGVKGGANLSNLSGDLTNEDRYQNKFGFHGGLMLNIGLLDDGFLSVQPEVLFSQKGFTYADDEYTIGGNKFKYDGDRTYNYIDVPVLLKIKAGSVYFEAGPQYSYLLKVKDDTKVTQNGTVLAQNSNTSNLDNVNRNEIGYAAGLGYQSEGGLMLGLRYNGSFTDFGKDGYQDAETRNARNSVFQASVGFLLPSK, from the coding sequence ATGAAAAAACAGATTGCCATCTTCGCTACTTTTTTAGCTGCTGTGGCGGCGGCTCCTTCTGCACACGCACAGGGTGTCCGTATTGGCGTTAAGGGCGGCGCCAACCTTTCCAATCTTTCCGGTGATCTTACCAACGAAGATCGTTATCAGAACAAGTTCGGCTTCCACGGCGGCCTAATGCTCAATATAGGCTTACTCGACGACGGTTTTCTATCAGTTCAGCCGGAAGTTTTGTTCTCCCAGAAAGGATTTACTTACGCTGACGACGAATACACGATTGGCGGCAACAAATTCAAATATGACGGCGACCGTACGTACAACTATATTGATGTACCGGTGCTGCTGAAAATTAAGGCAGGCAGTGTCTACTTCGAAGCCGGACCGCAGTACAGCTACTTATTGAAAGTGAAAGACGACACGAAAGTGACGCAAAACGGTACTGTACTAGCTCAGAATTCTAACACTTCTAATCTCGATAATGTGAACCGCAACGAAATCGGTTATGCCGCCGGGTTGGGTTATCAGTCGGAAGGCGGTTTGATGCTAGGCTTGCGTTACAACGGCTCCTTCACCGACTTCGGGAAGGATGGCTATCAGGATGCCGAAACCCGCAACGCACGCAACTCAGTATTCCAAGCTTCTGTTGGCTTCTTATTACCGAGCAAATAG
- the plsY gene encoding glycerol-3-phosphate 1-O-acyltransferase PlsY → MNIPVVLGLLLGAYLLGSIPTALWVGQRFFGLDIREHGSGNAGATNTFRVLGKKPGSFVMAIDVLKGWAATSLATVMLRQGAIQPDQLLYFQLACGVLAIVGHIYPVFAGFRGGKGVATVLGMMLAIAPATVGVCILVFLAVLAVSQYVSLSSMTAGVTFALLQLLPAFRPQNPLLLWFGFVLAALLIYTHRANIGRLRAGTESRVPLPWKRK, encoded by the coding sequence ATGAACATTCCTGTCGTCCTCGGCCTTCTGCTCGGTGCTTATTTGCTCGGCTCTATCCCAACTGCTTTGTGGGTAGGGCAACGTTTTTTTGGTCTCGATATTCGGGAGCACGGTTCGGGTAATGCCGGTGCCACCAACACGTTTCGGGTATTAGGTAAGAAGCCAGGCTCCTTCGTAATGGCCATTGATGTGCTGAAAGGGTGGGCTGCCACTTCTTTGGCTACGGTGATGCTGCGGCAAGGCGCTATCCAGCCAGATCAGTTGCTGTACTTCCAGTTGGCGTGTGGTGTACTAGCTATTGTAGGCCACATTTATCCAGTATTTGCCGGTTTCCGGGGTGGTAAGGGCGTGGCTACGGTACTGGGCATGATGCTGGCTATTGCACCAGCTACGGTTGGGGTGTGCATCTTGGTGTTTCTAGCAGTGCTGGCCGTTTCGCAGTACGTGTCGTTATCTTCTATGACGGCGGGCGTGACGTTTGCCTTGTTACAATTGCTACCCGCTTTCCGGCCACAAAACCCACTATTATTATGGTTTGGGTTTGTTTTGGCCGCGCTGCTCATTTACACGCACCGGGCTAACATTGGGCGGCTGCGAGCTGGCACCGAAAGCCGCGTGCCGCTACCTTGGAAGCGGAAGTAG
- a CDS encoding TonB-dependent receptor, whose product MLLFTLSLSAHAQKGVVQGRITTVGGLPIVGVSIGIKGTSKGANTDNSGNYRIGGLQPGTYTLGVRLVGYTTQERPVQVVAGQTSSQDFQLTENTEQLNEVVVEGSAINRFARKESEYVSKMPLKNLENPQVYATVGKELLTEQLVFTVDDAIRNAPGVQRMWEATGRAGDGGSFYNSRGFVVSSQLRNGIAGNVTSDIDAVNLERLEVIKGPSATLYGSSLTSYGGLLNRVTKRPTDSFGGEISVAGGSYGFHRISADVNLVDPTATDNKPKALAFRLNTAYNYEDNFQNEGFGKNLAVAPSLTFRPSDRLTINLDAELYQSRNVGKQLIFFYYPAAQLGFDRADQAPIDYRNSYMGNGLTQQSRSANFFGQVNYQIAPGFTSSTNLTSSHSYSNGFGPYFYFLPDVALDSTAGPGTHNLTRADQSTNNSSNQVFEVQQLFNGDFKVGNLRNRVVLGLDFLRVDSDIEFFGGAGDVVPLNVPGYNYGSRFNGDSLTAFYNSQTTKSTYPITTKSNTYSAFVSDVLNLTDKLSVLAALRLDHYDNKGGILYTPVKAYSQTTLSPKFGVVFQPVLDRVSLFANYQNSFINRGAYLGVDQLPTDAARIAKPEQANQMEGGVKLDAANGKISATVSYYDIRVKNILRTTPTLTNPQAQTQNGTQLSKGVELSLIANPVQGFNVVAGFSYNDSKLTRTTEDVNGRRPGTASSPYLANLWLSYRLSEGALRGLGLGAGGNYASDNKIVNTTASVFTLPSYTVLNASIYYDQPKFRVSAKVDNFTNEHYWIGYTTMSPQKLRSIIGSVSYKF is encoded by the coding sequence TTGTTACTCTTTACCCTCTCCTTATCAGCTCATGCGCAAAAAGGGGTGGTGCAAGGTCGTATCACCACAGTTGGAGGCCTACCTATTGTAGGGGTTTCCATTGGTATCAAGGGCACAAGCAAAGGTGCTAACACCGACAACAGCGGCAACTATCGTATTGGCGGGTTGCAGCCGGGCACGTACACGCTGGGCGTGCGGCTTGTGGGCTACACCACCCAAGAGCGGCCGGTGCAGGTGGTAGCCGGCCAAACGAGCAGCCAAGATTTCCAGCTCACAGAAAACACCGAGCAGCTGAACGAAGTGGTAGTAGAGGGCAGCGCCATCAATAGGTTTGCGCGCAAAGAGTCTGAATATGTGTCGAAGATGCCGCTGAAAAACCTGGAGAATCCACAGGTCTACGCTACCGTGGGCAAGGAGCTACTGACCGAACAGTTGGTTTTCACGGTGGATGATGCTATCCGCAACGCGCCGGGCGTGCAGCGCATGTGGGAAGCCACGGGCCGCGCCGGCGACGGAGGCAGTTTCTATAATAGCCGCGGTTTTGTGGTATCAAGCCAATTGCGCAACGGTATCGCTGGCAACGTAACCAGCGACATTGACGCTGTGAACCTGGAAAGGCTGGAAGTAATCAAAGGCCCATCGGCTACGCTCTACGGCAGCTCGCTCACGTCGTACGGTGGCTTGCTCAACCGCGTGACCAAGCGGCCTACCGATTCGTTTGGGGGCGAGATAAGTGTGGCAGGCGGCAGCTACGGCTTCCACCGCATCAGCGCTGACGTGAACCTAGTAGACCCTACGGCCACCGACAACAAGCCCAAGGCACTGGCTTTCCGTTTGAACACAGCTTACAACTACGAAGACAATTTCCAGAACGAAGGCTTCGGCAAAAATTTGGCCGTAGCTCCCAGCTTGACGTTCCGCCCCTCTGACCGCCTCACTATCAATCTCGATGCTGAGTTGTACCAGAGCCGCAACGTGGGCAAGCAGTTGATTTTCTTTTATTACCCCGCAGCACAATTAGGCTTCGACCGTGCCGACCAGGCTCCCATCGACTACCGCAACTCCTACATGGGCAACGGGCTGACGCAACAGTCGCGCAGTGCAAACTTCTTCGGGCAAGTGAACTATCAGATTGCCCCGGGCTTCACGTCTTCCACCAACCTGACATCCAGCCACAGCTATTCTAACGGCTTCGGTCCGTATTTCTACTTCCTGCCCGACGTGGCCCTAGACTCTACGGCCGGTCCTGGCACGCACAACTTGACTCGTGCTGACCAATCGACTAATAACAGCAGCAACCAAGTATTCGAGGTGCAGCAGCTGTTCAATGGAGATTTCAAAGTGGGCAACCTGCGCAACCGCGTGGTGCTGGGCCTGGACTTTCTGCGCGTTGATTCGGATATCGAGTTCTTTGGGGGTGCCGGTGATGTTGTACCGCTGAATGTGCCGGGCTACAACTACGGCAGCCGGTTCAACGGTGACTCTCTAACGGCGTTCTACAACAGCCAAACCACCAAATCGACCTACCCTATCACTACCAAGTCGAACACCTACAGCGCTTTTGTCTCGGACGTACTCAACCTGACCGACAAGCTGAGCGTGCTGGCGGCCCTGCGCCTCGACCACTACGACAACAAAGGTGGGATTCTGTACACGCCGGTTAAAGCTTATTCGCAAACCACTCTTTCACCCAAATTTGGCGTGGTGTTTCAGCCAGTGCTAGACCGGGTGTCGTTGTTTGCCAACTACCAAAACAGCTTTATCAACCGCGGGGCCTATTTAGGAGTTGACCAACTGCCAACCGATGCCGCTCGCATTGCCAAGCCCGAACAAGCCAACCAAATGGAGGGCGGGGTAAAGCTGGATGCAGCCAACGGGAAAATCAGTGCTACAGTGAGCTACTACGATATTCGGGTGAAGAATATCCTGCGTACTACCCCTACCCTAACCAACCCGCAAGCCCAAACGCAGAACGGCACCCAACTCAGCAAGGGTGTAGAGCTTAGCTTGATTGCTAACCCGGTGCAAGGTTTCAACGTGGTGGCTGGCTTTAGCTACAACGACTCCAAACTGACCCGCACTACCGAAGATGTGAATGGTCGGCGGCCTGGCACGGCTTCATCTCCTTATCTGGCCAACCTGTGGCTGAGCTACCGGTTGTCGGAAGGTGCGCTGCGGGGCTTGGGCTTGGGTGCCGGCGGCAACTACGCCAGCGACAACAAAATCGTGAATACCACTGCCAGCGTCTTTACGCTGCCTTCCTACACGGTGCTCAACGCTAGCATCTACTACGACCAGCCTAAATTCCGGGTGTCGGCCAAAGTAGACAATTTCACCAACGAGCATTACTGGATTGGCTATACTACCATGAGCCCGCAAAAGCTGCGCAGCATCATCGGTAGCGTGAGCTATAAGTTCTAG
- a CDS encoding virulence-associated E family protein — protein MPEPYLPSAYWGQGQYKTTWLELLCPPALAKQYLFTGKIHVESKDTQLLLSEYLFLNIDDQLRTLNKQDENSLKTLITQPSVKVRRPYARLIAELPRRASFMGSVNGTDFLTDPTGSRRFLPFEVEAIDIAAARQVDINAVWREAYQLWKADFQYWFGEDELEAVHERNRQFQHDTPEYDLVVAHFIPGDTFMTLAQIKNHLQVHTTCRNLRDKPLGEALKRLGIERKLRRVAGTSE, from the coding sequence GTGCCAGAACCATACCTGCCTAGTGCTTACTGGGGGCAGGGCCAATACAAGACCACGTGGCTGGAATTACTATGCCCGCCGGCTCTAGCCAAGCAGTATCTGTTCACTGGCAAAATCCACGTAGAAAGTAAGGACACGCAACTGTTGCTGTCGGAATACCTGTTTCTCAACATTGATGACCAGCTCCGGACGCTCAACAAGCAGGATGAGAACTCGCTTAAGACACTCATTACTCAGCCCTCCGTGAAGGTACGTCGGCCTTACGCCCGACTGATTGCGGAGTTGCCCCGTCGTGCTTCGTTTATGGGGAGTGTGAACGGGACCGACTTTCTAACCGATCCCACCGGCTCGCGGCGCTTTCTGCCTTTTGAGGTAGAAGCCATAGATATTGCTGCAGCTCGACAGGTAGACATCAATGCTGTCTGGCGCGAAGCCTACCAGCTCTGGAAAGCTGATTTTCAGTACTGGTTCGGCGAAGATGAACTAGAGGCGGTACATGAGCGCAACCGGCAGTTCCAGCACGACACACCCGAATACGATTTGGTTGTGGCGCACTTCATACCCGGTGACACTTTCATGACCCTGGCGCAGATCAAGAACCATCTGCAAGTCCACACGACCTGCCGCAATCTGCGCGACAAGCCCTTAGGGGAAGCGTTAAAGCGGCTTGGAATCGAGCGCAAACTTCGGCGCGTTGCGGGGACAAGCGAGTAG
- a CDS encoding helix-turn-helix domain-containing protein codes for MKIVTLTLDQFQEELDVRFSQMLQALRHTLPPTTEAEYLTTKQALDFIHLSKPTLNKLRREGRITAYNSSDKRVLYKRSQLAAYLEAAQQKGGKAIC; via the coding sequence ATGAAAATCGTAACCCTAACCCTGGATCAATTCCAGGAAGAACTTGATGTTCGTTTTTCGCAGATGCTGCAAGCGCTGCGCCATACGTTGCCTCCCACCACAGAGGCTGAATATCTTACCACTAAACAGGCACTGGACTTTATCCATCTCTCCAAGCCTACCCTGAACAAACTGCGGCGGGAGGGGCGTATCACGGCCTACAATTCATCGGACAAGCGGGTGCTATACAAGCGCAGCCAGCTGGCCGCATATCTAGAGGCGGCCCAGCAGAAAGGAGGGAAGGCCATATGCTAG
- a CDS encoding DUF6150 family protein, with protein sequence MLAELLVSGLLALNPFATPAPRVPYVAVAPVGSIEPCRIYGTIYLERDPRRRSACFGVIYEEPEEAFADVLVFAEDNKLFADKAGLWYFTEARDFADYVLFVSNKRELADFSVSYTKVRSFAGCRKQ encoded by the coding sequence ATGCTTGCTGAACTTCTTGTATCTGGCCTGCTGGCGCTTAATCCCTTTGCGACACCAGCGCCTCGCGTGCCTTATGTGGCGGTGGCACCGGTGGGCTCCATCGAGCCGTGCCGGATCTACGGCACAATCTACCTGGAGCGCGACCCACGGCGGCGTAGCGCCTGCTTCGGCGTGATATACGAGGAGCCGGAAGAAGCTTTTGCCGATGTGCTAGTGTTTGCCGAAGACAACAAGCTTTTCGCTGATAAAGCTGGTCTTTGGTATTTCACTGAAGCCCGCGACTTTGCTGATTACGTGCTGTTTGTATCTAATAAGCGTGAGCTAGCTGACTTTAGTGTTAGCTACACCAAAGTGCGCTCTTTTGCGGGCTGCCGAAAGCAGTAA
- the tpiA gene encoding triose-phosphate isomerase, with translation MRKNIVAGNWKMNTTYQDGLALVSEITNMVQDEVTGPNGVEVVICPPFPFLAAIGKQLPTNSRFHLGAQNCSQKESGAYTGEVSAKMLQSVGCEYVILGHSERRQYFREDDELLSQKLKAVLAAGLKPIFCVGESLETREADDTFNFISKQLKDGLFHLSNEEFDQVVIAYEPIWAIGTGKTATSAQAQEVHAFIREQIARAYDAEAALNTTILYGGSANAQNARELFSQPDVDGGLIGGASLKSRDFTEIIKSF, from the coding sequence ATGCGTAAGAATATCGTTGCCGGCAACTGGAAAATGAACACCACCTATCAGGACGGCCTCGCCCTGGTATCGGAAATCACCAATATGGTGCAAGATGAAGTTACTGGCCCCAACGGGGTTGAAGTAGTTATTTGCCCGCCGTTTCCTTTTCTAGCTGCCATTGGCAAGCAACTGCCTACCAACAGCCGCTTCCACCTAGGAGCGCAAAACTGCAGCCAAAAGGAAAGCGGTGCCTACACCGGCGAAGTATCTGCCAAAATGTTGCAGTCGGTAGGGTGCGAGTACGTGATTCTTGGGCACTCCGAGCGTCGGCAGTATTTCCGCGAAGACGACGAACTGCTGAGCCAGAAGCTGAAAGCAGTATTAGCTGCTGGTTTGAAGCCGATCTTCTGCGTCGGCGAATCGCTGGAAACGCGCGAAGCCGACGACACTTTCAACTTCATTAGCAAGCAGTTGAAAGACGGGTTGTTCCATCTATCCAACGAGGAGTTCGACCAGGTAGTCATTGCCTACGAACCGATTTGGGCCATCGGAACGGGTAAAACAGCCACCAGTGCTCAGGCGCAGGAAGTGCATGCCTTCATCCGGGAGCAGATAGCCCGCGCCTACGATGCCGAAGCAGCATTAAATACCACCATCCTGTACGGTGGTTCAGCCAACGCTCAAAACGCCCGCGAGTTGTTCAGCCAGCCCGACGTAGACGGTGGCTTGATTGGTGGTGCTTCCCTCAAGTCGCGCGACTTCACGGAAATCATCAAGTCCTTCTAA
- a CDS encoding acyloxyacyl hydrolase, whose amino-acid sequence MELNLQRQTNGSEPWHAWYRYPRIGLALVYYNYHNPVLDRSYAATTYISKSLFRTPRQELNFRLGTGVAYFTNPFDLETNHKNSIVSSRLNATMQMRFEYDVSVAEHTGLLVGLGLNHYSNGATTKPNFGINLPTVYLGINYHQQRPFVPTVPASEDMPTDIGQDFFNLSTSIGFKQRSPVDRQKYLVQSVSVLGGRRVSRKSNVLVGLEGFYDRSLISQLRDTARTTDRLPDVKKASVVLGHELLFGRLALVTHLGFYFYNPYKSNVFYYERLGLKYHFTSRVFGAIDLKVHRGAADVLEFKAGMKFNH is encoded by the coding sequence GTGGAGTTAAATCTGCAACGGCAAACCAACGGCTCTGAGCCTTGGCACGCGTGGTACCGCTATCCGCGTATCGGATTGGCCTTGGTATATTATAATTATCACAACCCGGTGCTGGACCGGTCGTACGCCGCTACCACATATATCAGTAAGAGTCTGTTTCGAACGCCTCGGCAAGAGCTGAACTTTCGGCTGGGCACAGGAGTGGCCTATTTTACCAATCCTTTCGACCTCGAAACCAACCATAAAAATTCCATTGTTAGCTCCCGGTTAAATGCCACCATGCAGATGCGGTTTGAGTACGATGTATCTGTAGCTGAGCACACGGGGTTGTTGGTCGGGCTGGGGCTAAACCATTATTCTAACGGAGCTACCACTAAGCCGAACTTCGGCATCAACCTGCCCACAGTGTATTTGGGGATAAACTATCATCAGCAGCGCCCCTTTGTGCCTACGGTACCCGCTTCTGAAGATATGCCCACAGATATTGGCCAAGACTTTTTTAACCTAAGCACCAGCATTGGTTTCAAGCAGCGTAGTCCGGTTGATCGGCAGAAATACTTAGTGCAATCTGTATCGGTGTTAGGCGGACGGCGCGTAAGCCGTAAAAGCAATGTGCTGGTTGGGCTGGAGGGCTTCTACGATCGTAGCCTCATCTCACAACTCCGAGACACTGCCCGTACCACCGATAGGCTACCTGACGTGAAAAAAGCTAGCGTTGTGCTAGGGCACGAGCTGCTGTTTGGCCGACTGGCGCTTGTTACCCACCTGGGTTTCTATTTCTATAACCCCTATAAGTCCAATGTCTTTTATTACGAGCGGTTAGGACTGAAATACCATTTTACCAGCCGAGTTTTTGGCGCCATCGATTTGAAGGTTCACCGCGGTGCCGCCGACGTATTGGAGTTTAAAGCTGGTATGAAATTCAACCACTAA